TCCCAAGAAGAATCCCACCGACTCTCACCTATCCCACCTAGACTTTCCCTCTCTTTTATAACCTCTAAAACCCACCACCATTAATAGTAGCAAGAAGATCAGCTTTAGATAATTTAGCTAGCCATATAGAAACTCCACTTCGATTAGTGTTAATACATACATGGGAAACTGTCTCTTTGCAGGCTTCGGAGAGGTCGATCATGGAGTAACCAAAGTGGTCACATCTAACGGAGGTATAATGGAATTCTACGCTCCAATAACCGTAGGATGCATCACCAATGAATTCCCTGCAGGCCACGGCATTTTCCGCAGCCATGATCTTTTCTGGAAACCACTCCCTCACCATGAAGAGCTCGTGGCCGGGGAGTCCTACTATCTCCTCCCACTCAATGACAGCACAGACGACAACACGCGCACGCACGGACAAATCGTCCGGCGGCAAGGCCACGTTCGATCCATCAGTAGCGTATCTTCGTCGTCGACGTTGGCTGCCCCATATAGGATGTCACTCGATTATCAAGGGATGCTGAAGAGATCGTACACGGAGGTCTTCTCAAGGTACAACAATGGCCCGTTCTGGAAAGTGAAGCTGGTGATATGCCCAGAGCAATTGTTGGAGATACTGTCGCAAGAGGCTCGCACTCAAGAGTTGATACAGAGCGTAAGGACGGTGGCAAAGTGTGGTAATAATGGTGGGGTCTCGCCTACGGAGTTCTCAGATGTATGGAGCCTCTCAAGCAGTCGGAATGCTTCCTCTAAGAAAGAAGGCTTAGTAGACATTTTGGGGAATTAATGTACAATTTTCACCTTAATATTTTTggtttcctttttaattttttatgtcatGTCTTCAGTTCTGTTGTTTTGTATCTATGCATGTTTCTGTAGCTGTCTCAGGCTTTCACCGTGAAATAGATTTTTGTTGTATGTCAGACTACGTATGAAGGGAAGAgcaatcactacaacaaaaattccTTTTTGGGACTATTTTTGTTTGAGACAAAATGAATATCGTCTCAAAAAATGAGCGTAGTGAcaaaattctaattttattcttaaaaaatgatagaagttgtttaccgttcgaacgttatatgaaGGGATGAAAAATTTTGTCACTATAAAATAATCGTTTGAACAATATCgacaaaaaatgtttgaacaaaataaaataaatatttaaacatatattatcTATGGTCAAACAAGAATTTTGTGCATTAAGTGATAAAATTTAGCAAGATATTGACTTATTGTTCGAATAACATACAATAATGTTCAAACTTCAAAGTTAATCAAtgttcaaacatatattatatacaattgaGCGGAAAATTGGTTGCTTAAGTCAATAAATTTAGCAGACATTGACTTATCGTTTGAACAAATTATTATACCATtcgaactaatattttaatcaatGTTTAAACGTAAAATTAAGAGTCCGAACAGAGATTTATTGCAAAAATATCTAGAGGTAATGGAGAAACGTTCGAACATGATATATTCTGTTTGAATGGTTGAAGaatttttacaattattgaTGACAACAAAATATCTTCCTTAATTatggataaatattaaatttatataaaaattagcaattaaataataggaataatagaaatcaataattaatttagaaaagataaaaaaaatttaatttataattaaattaaatttacaaaataccaaatattgtccatatataaaaaatgtaaataaaagatACAAACTACGAAGATCCCAACTCTCTACACACATCCTCGATTGCAGCTAGGCGTGTCTCTAGCTGTGTCAATCGAGTACTGATCGTGACCTAGCTAGCATACATGGCATCAATCTCTGTACATAAGTCAAAGATGCCAGCATTAATCTCTATACGTAAGTTAGCaatgctagcattaatctctaTACATAAGTTAGACATGGCAGTACGAATCTCCgtacgcactgcatcgatcatcGCTGATAGTTGTCCGTTGATCTCTACACGCAATATATCTACCATCTCCCCGTGAGTAGCTCTGCGTGATGCCTCGGCCTACGAGGATGTCTCACCAGCCGATACTCCACAATCTCCTGGGTATGCATCTCTCTAAGTATTGATCGGGTCTAGAATAGGGCCATGAAGACGAAGTCTTGAGTTTTCCGTGCTTCGTGACAAGGTGGAGGACATGCTTGGCAATATAAGAAACAAGGTCTCATGCTTCATCCTTTTGGTCGAGGATTGGTTTCCAACGAAGATCAATGAAGATTGATGCAAaggaatgaccctcccagataaGAGTCAGAAAGTTAAAAATCTTCACTTGATGCTCTAATAAAATGGTCCTCTCATGAActattttgatggaaggttgcCCTGGTCTGCCATGCTTACGTCCCTTATAAGACATTATcaacttgaaatttaaaaaataaaatatatgggcaacattagttataaaatataatacatgaaTATTCACAAAACTATTTACTAATTAAAACAATAAGAAATTGTTTTCTGTTATGTTGTTTGATTGAATTCCTAACCATTCGAATGTTATAACTTTTACAGTATAGTTCGAACGTGAAACATATATGTTCAAATGccaaaattaaatttagttCAAATGTATGGTGAACCGATCAACCGTTCGACATTTGAGTTCCTACCGTTCGATTAGTATATGGATCGAACTTAGCCATGGCTGAATTAACTGAGCAGCcatgaaattgaaaagaatCCACTaattctttcgttcttccacaAATAACAAGTACACAACACTTGGTAAATAGCCTACGGTGGATTCCCAGTCACCTATGGTTGCCATCAACGAAAAAAATCAAGTTTTcctattttttacaaataatctaaCAAAACCTACATAAATCAACCATTATTCAAATGTAAGGATTGTACCTCTTGAAAGGAATGAGTCTTCGACAGTGGCGGCAGTGAAGGTATTCGACTGAGCAAGGTTATGTTCAAAATTTTGAATGGTTGTTATAGGGGCGACGACGGTGTTCAAAAGCCTCCCCAGATACCTTGTATGTATAGAGCTGTTCAAACGATATGGTATACATTAGAATGGTTTTGAGACTTTCTTACTGTTTGAATAGTAGTATATACCGTTCAAACTGtgtttatttcaaatttagtaaattaattgattttttatatttaatatattatgtactatatgatattatatgtaTGATATATCATTTAGtgatttcatatataaatactatagtatatagtattagtatatgctaattataatataatatagtatatactaattatatataataatatcatatagtatattattatatactatatgatatagtattttaatatcatatatcatataacaccatataatatataccatattataatatatcatatatcactataatatagacctctatatatttattatagtacTATATAGTACATGTTATAtctctataatatatagtgatatctAGTGCATGTTATATCACTATATCACTATACTATAGtatcattgatatatatatcatatatagtatatatttgtatcacaatatagtatatatcactatatatataatctatatctatatatcactatatatatatattaaatagacttcatttcattcaatAAAATCGAAGTTACTActgtgactaatcaatacaagaaaattcaGATTATCAGCCAGACTACTCATCTGTTACGAGTTCCCCCgcccacaaatttctttatgacggatattgtcttaacttctattaACTCTCTCCTGACAACAGTTAATAGAGAAAGCActctattaaaacaaaattgaacAACGTCTTTTCTAAAAACAGAGAGGTATTAACAAGCTTTGTCCTCCTAAAGAGGAGCACAATCACCCACTTTCCTCCAAAGGAGGACTGGGACACTACTGCTATGGCCATCAACTCtaatagcttttttttttttttttttttttttataaaataaaacaaaaacaaagtacataaaaatacaaacacaaAAACACTAACATTGTCTAAACAAAACACATGGCCCAATCTAAACCAAAACACACAACCCAGTCTAAACACATGGGCCTAgtaaacaacaaaacaaatgggCCCAGTCTGTTTGCAAGTGGGAGCTCTTAGGGTTTCATCATATTCTTTATGCCATTGCCACCCTTAACTCCACGAGTCCACCAACGCATGAGCACCGGCTTTCGCACGAAGTTCACTAGAGCTATGTTTCGGCACTAGCATTGACTTCTGCACATTCGCGAGTCCTCTTTTCTGCACATATCCCACTCACATGTTCCCCCTCGCGCCCAGGATCCATCCCGTCCTGCACTGCAAACCATCCTGCTCCCAGGAGCAATGTACTTCCCCCTTACTTGCACTACAAACCGCCACTCCAGAGGCTATCATTACCTTTCAATAACGTCCATCGTGGAGTTTCCATCTACTGTACGGACCAACCACATTTGCAAGAGGATTTATTCCTCTGTTTTATGCtctaaaaatatatcatttgcaTGAACTAAAACCAAACACTGCCAGTCCACGTTGCACCCAACCGATCGGGAGCAACCTCCCCATCGACGGAGACCATGCTTCCCTTTCTAAAACAGGGGTCATGCACATCCGCAGGAGCCTCCATGTTATTTTGCATCACCACTCACCCCAAGAAACCAAAGGCCATCCCATTCTTTCTCCGACCACCAGAGTCATAGCTGTTGCCTCCACTTCTTGTGCATGGCCCTAGCTGCACTTCAACTCTATTTTCGACcggaaagagggagagagagatgaacCACCAAGATCTTGAGCTAGGCGCATGAGCCACGACATCACGCCTTCACAGCAGTCCATCACAGAGCACCTTATTCAAAACACTAGACAAAACAAACAAGCTaactaaaaaaatagtaaaccATAAAGAGGAGGAAGGGAGGGAGGAAgggaggctcccacctccctcttgGGAGGGctttgtgttttttcttttggtggTCTTTTACTATTGAATGATATGAAAAGAGAGCTTCTATATATCACTAtatgatatatagtatatgcTTGTATATAATACTATACACTATCtaacttgttatatataatactattaacTTTTATAACTTgttaatatactatactataacttataatactatagtactatgatagtatatatattatagtattagactatactagtattaatatagtatttataatatatactcataaaatatattgtagtatataatatatattatgatgtaCCACCTTTCAAACGGTAGTACCTTACGTTCAAACAGAATAGGAACATTAGAATGTTTTTTCTAGTAGCGAGTCACGTTTGAACGGTGGCTAGGGTTTTTGGTAGTTGCTGAAATGGTGGTGGGAATTTCTCCCGCCAATCCTACAGCATCAAATTAAAGTTTGAACAGTTCTTTACTCTCTTCGAACAATataatgaaaattttgttaGTGGGAACGTAAATGTGAGGGGTTCAAAAGGGATAGATTTTAAAAGGTTGCTCAGGTGATGGATTTTTTTGCTGTAATAATCGTTGTTTTAATTGGAACGACGGTGTTTCAATTTAAGGAACTTGTTACAACGACATTTTGTCATCATAGTAAGTTAAAAATACTAGGTCTAGGTTAAATACCGCATATCACTCCTAGCGCCATTCACTcctcatttcaaatttcttctttGAATTCAAGACAAAGCTAAGGTATTTAAGTggcttttttcttaaaaaaatcaaagcGAGAGGTAATCACACTTGGGTTTAAAGAGAGACAAagagtgagagagatagagattgAGTGAGTAAGATTGAGTTCAAGAAAGGGTTGCACACGAATTTTTCTAGAAGACGATCTTTGGTAAATATCTATGCACCTTAACTCACGTTCTCCATTTTAAATTTTCGATATTTACTAATTTTATTGTATCTCCTAAATGTGGTGTAGGTCTTTTGTACTTATTGGATTGTTTGAAATTGTATTGAAGGTAAAATATCTGATTTCtactcattataatttatatctatGTTTGTTCATTTGATTGTCCATGACTTGTGAGGTTATGTTTGTGAATAATCACTGGGTTGTTTCGCATTTGATCGTCTATATCTATTTGTTGATGTCGTTTTGCATTCAAGTCTGGAAATTGGGTTGTAATCGTTTGAACAGTATCTGTTACCATTCGAATGGTATATGTTACATTCGAATGGTTATTCTACATTTCAACATATAGTATATACATTTAAACGTGAATTTCTATTAAAGTTTTTACAGAACtctaattaaattacaaattaagttccaaaaatgtattttaacttATCACACAATAGAACAtcataataataaacataatgaGAGTACAATTAATACTTAAAAACATGCAcccaagtaaataaatatactaataaaaaatacttcGTCAAAAGTAGTTAAcataaataacacaattaagcaacataataataaactataattaatacttaaaaaCATGCACCCAAGTGAATAaatatactaataaaaaatacttgGTCAAAAGTAGTTAACATAAATAACACAATAGAACAACATAATAAtaaactataactaatacttaaaaaatatgcacccaagtgaataaatatacttactaataaaaaatacttgTTCAAAAGTAGTTAACATAATGAGAGCAATTCTAATTaaaatacttaacaaaatacatataaaatagACATATACAAAATCTaatgatgtaaaatttaaaatattctcatgGATAATACATCACAGTATAttagatttaagaaaatcatATAGCACAGTTgattatatttaagaaaatcatATAACACAATTAAATCATATAGCAAAAAAATAATaccttaattatataattatctgTTGTTTGATATGTTCTTCTATCCTGAATTGTTGTTGTGTATTACATGAGAATAATTGTATATTGCATCAAAATAAACCTTAGACCtattcgagagttatcaatcatATTGAATGGTTGATTGAATGATTggagtgtgattggtgggatttaagcaatcctcgaaggACTCCCATGATGAtggatatttttttagtattaatacatcaaaaaaatgatatgaagatgatcattttattttagcttcccgagcatctcaagtattctactcaAATAATCCTGAGTTAAGAAATCAATGGTGAGTAGTACAAAATTTAAACTTGAGACAGAAGGACAAGATGAAGAATAAGATAATCCCTCTACTTAAGAAGTATACTAAGAGAGTCaacccgtctttaatttgtttgtagaTTTGAGCTAGTATGAGATGATTCTATTATATAGGAAAGATATTGAGGCTAAAATTGTTGATGGGACAATTGAGTAAAATATTGTGTCAACTAACGTATCTATAGATGATGAAGGCAAAATCGTCAAACCAAACTGATATAGATGATTGACCAATTTTGTGTTCATATTACACTTTACGACAAATCTTTTATGTGATGAATGTATCAATGTTTCAAAATCATGCCACCAAAGAGGAAGGAAGTTCACACCCCACTCACTTGTTTGACTCACCATTAAAGATTGACTTTACAAAATAAGGTAAAAATCTAATAGtcattttgtttcaattaaggttataaaatagaaatattacATCCTTTCTAACCATCATTTACTTCATTTCTAcaatgaatattatattttatagagttaACAATAAAATCTTGTCAAAGTCGAGGTACTACTAGAGACGTAACAttggaaaaatatcttaaagtgggtaaaattaaggTTAAAATTTCTGAGGAATATACTGGAGGCAAAGAACAactagcagcttggcttgcattaTATGTGGACTCTTTTATACAAACTTATGCACATTTGGCTATGAGTTTATAGCAGAAAGTCTCCCAAGATGTGAAATAACTAATTAGGAAGCATTCTTCGGTAATGTTTAAATACTttattcatattaatattatttaatatgtatgctaaatttagaatattctgggtgataatatttttgtgtatatattttttcaatgatgACTTCAAACTAAATTTTTGTCAGAGAGGGGAGCGTAAAACTATCGATGAGCATATGTCTAATGAATTTTGCAAATATAAGGCAAGTATTGtaagcattataataagttcaaGAACAAGTAAGATGCATGCCATCATCCTTTTCAGGATGTCCGACTTTTCAACTggaaaaaactttgtgacatatttcaagattcttcatataagataaattaaatgattttttttacgtGTCCTACTAGTAATTTTCACTTGCTAATATTTACAACTTCTATGCATGAACagagttctataaacaaaacaaatatatcTAAGTTGAAGATTTATGATCAttcaggctcaagatcttttcATCACCTCTATAAGAAATTGgtaatactattttattttattatatatagtttgttATTTAGAGGTATTCTAATGGCTTTATATCTCAACAAATGTCTCTTGTAGCAAGAGTCAAATGCCAATTACAagttgacaaaattatatgatgcatcatataaTGATCGTAATGAAAAGTGGACTCATCTCGATGCgtatgaaaattatgtaagtattataatgtgtttaattaaacatatttgaatgtttttgatgatattaattatttctcGTGTGTAGAGTAAAATAGTTGCCCTATGTGCTGAATCTGcatcagatcaaaattccttaACAAGTGATGTTgaaatttttacacaagttttaGATCAACGTTTAGGATATTTGAGAGGTTTGGGTAACTGTGTAAAACATTTTAGCTCTTCCTCATCATCCAAATTTGCCTCTAACACCTTTATtgcattaaagaaaaaatgaattccaaGATCGAAGAATTGACTGCAAGATAGCATGAGTTAAAAACTTAATTGGCAAAACAAGCAAATATAGAGATGCATATGAAATAACATAAACAACAACAAGAAGAATTTAGGAGAGAGGTGCAACTTCAAACGCATATGCTTATGCAACAGTTTAGGCCTCTTAGTAACTGATTAGCATTGTGCGTATAGATTTCATGATCTATTTCTGTACAAAGAACACTAGTAGTACtcctattttctttatttagttCACACTTATTAGACTACTTTTATGGGTATTGAACAAATTGTAAtgtgttttttaaaatattatgtatgcCTATTTGGTTTTTCGTTAttggataaaataaaatagttatcgTTTGAACAACTAAAAACCGTTTGAACAAATTAAGTAAAGTTATTCAAACATTGATACATAACATTCAAATGTAATCAGTATTAAACGTTTGAATATCACTTTAAACTGTTCGAACGAAATCATCATCAAAGAGAATCATATCTGGAAAGAAATTCTCATTGTCGTGACTTCCTCCATGACTTAATCATTGTGCTTTCCTTCATTCAGTAATTCTCGTATAGTTGTATATTTCCATACTTATTATTGTCTTTGTTTTGTAATTCTATAGTTAGTAGTTGACCTCTATAAATGTTTCTATAAATGAATACAATGACCTCTATATGAGATAAGCCATTCTTCTACATAGTATTAGACGCCCCTGAGGCCACAACAATGGACTTCTCTTCAACCTTTTTGATCCTAAATATGGTTGAACTTGCTTCACTTATGTTTTCTCTTGCTAAGACTAATCTCTCTGAGGTCTCGACTAAACTTGCCTCCACTAACTACCTATTGCGGAAAGCCCAAGTTGTTCCTATTTTACGTGGCCATGGCATTCTTGGTTATGTCAAGAATGAGGTTCGTTGTCCTCCTGCAACTACTGTCAGTGAAGATGGTACGGTGCCCCCAACCCAGCAGCATTTGATCATTGGTTGCACTGATCAACTAATTCTAGGATGGCTAAATAGCTCCCTATCTAATGCTCCTTTGTCTTAGGTCATCAATAGTGAGTCATCCCATGCCACTTGAGATGTTTTAGAATCATTGTATGGAAGTCATACACGTGATTGTGTGCAGCAGATGAAAGGTGAGCTATAAATGCTCACTAAGGGAGGCTCTTTGTTGGAAGACTATCTCCACAAAGCCAAGGTGTTGGCTTTCTCACTTCATGGTGCCAGGAAGCCCATGGACAATGATGACTTTATGGTGTGTCTTATTCGTTGCTTAGGTCTAGAATTTGACCCCAATGTTGCCGCACTCAATGCCCACGATATTTTTCCTTCTGTTAAAGGTGTTATCAGTAAGTTACGAGATTTTGAGCTCTGCCTCATCACTATCCAAAACAAATCTCTTGTCACTACTCGTTTTACAAATCGCCATGGTGGTTCTACTGGATATCATGTAGCTCAAAATGGACAACCTTGCGGGTTTCTACAGCGTTTAAATGGCTATTGTCCTACTGAACATCGCTCCCAACATTTCATTGGTAGCCGCACACCATCCTTTACTCGTGGTGGCCGAGTTTCCAATTGATAGAGATTAAGTTTGCCCAAATTATTTGTTTTCAAGAAAACAATTGTATTGCAACACTAATTGATACACGGATCagtataacatatatacatgacTTGCAAAATCTATTCTAGGAAAGAAGACTAAGGTATGGTTTggtaacaaaaaattttcatctcatcattacaactttcccaaatctccatacaaaatataataaataattcaactttttcttaactttttcaaatcccaaaacaataataatattaaaatataatattttactatttcatcttaaactcaaaattttcatcccaccTACCAAGTAGAACCTAAAAATAAGGCTGTATTTTCtatcggttacaagcttaaaaaTAGAGTTAAGTTTCCTTATTTATTCTTTAGTTGTTACATGCTTGATTATTGGCAGATTTGCTGCTCATGTGATCTTTAGCTTGATTTAAGGAGTCATCCTTTATACTCCTCCGCAAGATGGAGTTGCCATCGTTTACTCCAATCTTGTTTCTGAGAAGTTCTGTGTGCTAACGTGACATGGGTTTTGTCAAGAGGTCAGCAAGCTGATTTTTTGTGTTGACATGATGAACATGGAGTGTACCTTTTTGCACTATGTCACAGATAAAATGTAAGTCAATCTGAATGTGATTCATCCTTGAATGTTGGACTGGATTGAAACTCAAATGTGTTGCACCAAATTATCACATAAAAGCTTTGGAGAAGCTTAAATGGAGAAGCTGAGTTCAGTAAAGAGTGCTAGGAGCCATAATGTTTCAAAGGTAGCATTTGCAAATGCTCTATATTTAGCTTTAGTTGATGAGCATGCGACAGTCCGTTGTTTTTTTGAACTCCAGGAAATGGGATTAGAACTGGAAACATATGTATGCTGTAGTggattttttatcatcaaactTACATGCCCAATCAACATTCGAGTATGTGGTAAGGTTGGAGGTTGAGCTTCTTTGAATGTGAATCCCATGGAAAATGGTATGCTTCAAGTATCGGAGTAACCTTTTTGCAGCTATCGTATTGCAGAGCACCAATGACACTTCTAAATTATGTGCTATCAACCGAGGATGTGCCATCAATTAGCTTGAGTGTAGTGCTTGTGGATAGCAGAGTGGTAACATCTTTTACTCCATGCATGTTGGTCTTTGTTAATAAGTCTATAATATATTTGTGTTGAGACAAGAAGAGACCTTTTGTAGTGGGAATAACCTCCATACCCAAGAAAAAATGAAGCTGGTCCATGTCTTTTAAAGAGAACCGATTGCCAAGTTGGTCAATAATTGATGAGACAAAAGTATAATCATTTCCTATGATAACcaaatcatccacaaatacCAAGAAGTAGCAAGTGATAGATTTGGTTTTATAGATGAACAATGAAGAATCTACTTTGGAGTTCTCAAAACCAAAATCCAGAATGGCACTTTTTAGAGTTGAATAGCATGCTCTTGGGGTTTGTTTGAGGCCATAAATGGCTTTGTTTAATCGACAAACATGATTAGGTTTTGTATCATCTTTGAAACTCGGAGGTTGAACCATGTATACATCCTCAGTCAACTTACCATGCAGAAATGTATTCTTGACATCAAGTTGTCTCAATAACCAACCTTGTGTCATAGCAACTGTTAAAACAGTCCTAATAGTAGCTAGTTTCACAATTGGACTAAATGTTTCCTTGTAGTCCTAACCAGGTCATTGATTGAAGCGATTAATCGACCCATCAGCTTTTCTCTTAACTCGAAACACCCATTTACAACCTATGGGATTACAGTTTTTGGGTGGAGAAACTAATGCCCATGTGCCATGTCACATTAGAGTCGTGATCTCTTCAAACATGGCCTGTCTCTCATGAGGATCAAAGAGTGCTTGACTCACAGAATTAGGTTCAATAGTATGGGGAATAGGATGTTTGGTGACGGCATGAAATTGCTTAGGTTTGTAAATTTGATTCATTGACCTAGTGACCATGGAGTGAGTTCTTTGTGGCTGGGACACATTCGGAGCAATAGACATAGGGGCTGAAATTTGTGTGGAAATGGGAACTTCCGTGTTTGAATGTGGTGGAGAATTTTCCATGGAGGTCAAAATTTGTGAGAAAGCAAGGATGTCCGTGTGTGTGGAGGGTGAGAAaccctcattgtgatgcaagaGATTGGAGTTAGAA
This Carya illinoinensis cultivar Pawnee chromosome 11, C.illinoinensisPawnee_v1, whole genome shotgun sequence DNA region includes the following protein-coding sequences:
- the LOC122282406 gene encoding uncharacterized protein LOC122282406 — protein: MGNCLFAGFGEVDHGVTKVVTSNGGIMEFYAPITVGCITNEFPAGHGIFRSHDLFWKPLPHHEELVAGESYYLLPLNDSTDDNTRTHGQIVRRQGHVRSISSVSSSSTLAAPYRMSLDYQGMLKRSYTEVFSRYNNGPFWKVKLVICPEQLLEILSQEARTQELIQSVRTVAKCGNNGGVSPTEFSDVWSLSSSRNASSKKEGLVDILGN